One genomic segment of uncultured Desulfobacter sp. includes these proteins:
- the cfa gene encoding cyclopropane fatty acyl phospholipid synthase — protein sequence MRNQNTKESINKLLKLAGITVNGNNPYDIQIKNDQFYQRLIHEPALGLGEAYMDNWWECRALDQFMAKVLHANLAELLKKEWQIQWNILKSKLFNQQSSRRAFMVGQIHYDIGNELYQSMLDKQMQYTCGYWKDATTLDQAQEAKLELVCRKLKLEPGMKVLELGCGFGGFAHYAATKYGVDVTGYTVSKEQARFGNEMCRGLPVDIRLADYRTATGEYDRVVSIGLMEHVGYKNYGTYMKLTNRLLKDDGIALVHTIGRNASCSACNPWTAKYIFPNGMLPSIAQLGKAMEKQFVMEDWHNFGEDYDKTLMAWHENFKKAWPSLKEKYSDRFYRMWEYYLLSCAGGFRSRSMQLWQIVMTKQGTSAPCCRII from the coding sequence ATGAGAAATCAGAATACAAAGGAATCCATCAACAAATTATTGAAACTTGCCGGCATCACTGTTAACGGAAACAATCCCTACGATATTCAGATTAAAAATGACCAGTTTTACCAGCGGTTAATCCATGAACCTGCTCTGGGTCTTGGTGAAGCCTATATGGATAACTGGTGGGAGTGCCGCGCCCTGGATCAGTTCATGGCAAAAGTGTTGCACGCAAATCTTGCGGAATTATTAAAAAAAGAGTGGCAGATCCAATGGAATATTTTAAAGTCAAAGCTTTTTAATCAACAGTCTTCCAGGCGTGCGTTTATGGTGGGCCAAATCCATTATGATATCGGCAATGAGCTTTACCAGAGCATGCTGGACAAACAAATGCAATATACCTGCGGATATTGGAAAGATGCCACCACCCTTGATCAAGCCCAGGAGGCGAAACTTGAGCTGGTCTGCCGGAAATTAAAACTTGAGCCCGGCATGAAAGTACTTGAGCTGGGATGCGGTTTTGGTGGGTTTGCCCACTATGCGGCAACAAAGTACGGCGTTGACGTGACCGGATACACCGTCTCCAAAGAGCAGGCCAGATTTGGAAACGAAATGTGCCGAGGGCTCCCCGTTGACATACGGCTGGCAGATTACAGAACCGCCACCGGAGAATATGATCGGGTGGTCTCTATTGGTTTAATGGAGCATGTGGGGTATAAAAATTATGGCACTTACATGAAACTGACCAACCGGTTGCTGAAGGATGACGGCATTGCATTGGTTCATACCATCGGTCGTAATGCCAGTTGTTCTGCTTGTAACCCATGGACTGCAAAATATATTTTTCCCAATGGCATGCTTCCCTCCATTGCCCAGCTGGGAAAAGCCATGGAAAAGCAATTTGTCATGGAGGACTGGCATAATTTTGGAGAGGACTACGATAAAACGTTAATGGCATGGCATGAAAATTTCAAAAAAGCGTGGCCCTCGCTTAAAGAAAAATACAGCGATCGCTTTTATCGCATGTGGGAGTATTATTTATTAAGCTGTGCCGGAGGATTCCGGTCACGATCCATGCAGTTATGGCAGATTGTAATGACTAAACAGGGAACTTCAGCACCCTGCTGCCGGATTATATAG
- a CDS encoding thioesterase family protein: MARIEIKMVDVFLFETELTIRTTDLNFANHVGNDTFVSLMQEARTRFFMALGYSDLDVEGKGTIISDLAVVYKSQSFYGERLKFELGVGDFNKYGCDIFYLVTNAENQKLVLEAKTGIIFFDYEKNKVTTIPAGFMSHFTPRL; this comes from the coding sequence ATGGCACGTATTGAAATCAAAATGGTAGACGTTTTTTTATTTGAAACCGAACTTACCATCAGAACAACAGACCTGAATTTTGCCAATCATGTTGGGAATGATACATTTGTTTCTCTTATGCAGGAAGCAAGAACCCGATTTTTTATGGCCCTGGGCTATTCAGATTTGGATGTCGAAGGCAAGGGAACTATAATTTCCGATTTAGCGGTTGTTTATAAATCACAATCTTTTTACGGAGAAAGGCTTAAATTTGAGCTGGGTGTAGGTGATTTCAATAAATATGGATGCGATATCTTTTATCTTGTAACAAATGCAGAAAATCAAAAACTTGTTCTTGAGGCAAAAACCGGAATAATATTTTTTGACTATGAAAAGAACAAAGTAACCACCATTCCAGCGGGCTTTATGTCACATTTTACACCTCGGCTTTGA
- a CDS encoding CBS domain-containing protein translates to MKVNDLIKGDTGHFYTVKGDQTVLHALQQMSAYGVSAVVVMADEMPVGIFTERDLIRCQILFPDKQNDQVTIDKVMTSKLIVAEPQDSVDAAMAMMIKARIRHLPVVGDKKIIALIALEDLVKAHVGALTQELHYLKDYITDLQDAVHD, encoded by the coding sequence ATGAAGGTCAACGATTTGATTAAAGGCGATACAGGTCATTTTTATACGGTGAAAGGCGACCAGACCGTATTACATGCCCTGCAGCAGATGTCCGCCTATGGGGTCTCTGCAGTGGTGGTGATGGCAGACGAAATGCCGGTGGGCATCTTCACGGAGAGGGACCTGATCCGTTGCCAGATCCTGTTTCCTGACAAACAAAACGACCAGGTGACCATTGACAAGGTAATGACATCCAAACTGATTGTGGCAGAACCACAGGATTCAGTGGATGCAGCCATGGCCATGATGATCAAAGCGCGGATTCGTCACCTGCCCGTGGTGGGAGACAAAAAGATAATTGCCTTGATTGCCCTGGAAGACCTTGTCAAGGCCCATGTGGGGGCATTGACCCAGGAACTTCACTATCTGAAAGATTATATAACCGATCTCCAGGATGCGGTCCATGATTGA
- a CDS encoding FAD-dependent oxidoreductase, producing MDKICPVRQTILFLTQLIGPKGLPDPKGRRICEQILILAEEIAEGTAGEEHLPAIEALVNECNDAGNPEQTRQAGRTIQGLLTDHREVFINHIQTRNCPTHDCGKLAPSPCQMACPAGIDIPTYLALIAQGKDAEAIEVIRRDNPLPWVCGLICTRPCEMMCVRARIDKAISIKFLKAFAAERAMSERAYTNPIPQPANGKKVCVVGAGPGGLSCAYYLALMGYGVRIIEALPVPGGMLMVGIPRYRLPGEVIDREVAMIEDLGVEIQYSTRFGKDVTKDELDREGFEAYCIAIGAHKAWTLSIEGEEKFPKVIEAVRFLKDVALGDHHCPGKNVVVVGGGNVAIDAARTSLRLGAERVTIAYRRTRDQMPADVEEVEQAEEEGIEFSFLTIPTAVKGEGQNIHALSCIKAELKAKKGANRLAPVPIEGGEFEIRADVVISAIGQYVDNEGMEAFTGINWSRRGTIDVNHAGMETVQPGVFAAGDAVSGPATVIEAIGGGKRAADAIDRYLRGIPQPRAPRTPVRHKTEPVIEMTAHQKMTIKPPKMPMLNLYRRRTTFQQVELGYEEADVRREAARCLRCDICRRCGKCVDICRDKMGINALKLGYLDFDESGPTDFRVTAESCITCGACAANCENNALIIDEKDGQRRLLLCGTILNSQTIQYCESCGAKLGSVEYTRFIAGKTRSMTQATETRLLCNNCLRQKAAVSNAANSGALPIP from the coding sequence ATGGACAAGATCTGCCCGGTTCGACAAACCATCCTTTTTTTAACCCAGCTGATCGGCCCCAAAGGACTGCCCGACCCAAAGGGACGACGAATTTGCGAACAAATTCTGATTCTGGCCGAGGAGATCGCCGAAGGCACGGCAGGAGAGGAACATCTGCCTGCCATTGAAGCCCTGGTCAACGAATGTAATGATGCCGGCAACCCGGAACAAACCCGGCAGGCAGGCAGGACCATTCAAGGGCTTCTGACCGATCACCGGGAGGTATTTATCAACCATATCCAAACCCGGAACTGTCCGACCCACGACTGTGGAAAACTTGCCCCCTCACCCTGCCAGATGGCATGTCCCGCCGGGATTGACATCCCCACGTACCTTGCGCTCATTGCCCAGGGAAAGGATGCCGAAGCCATTGAGGTGATCAGACGGGACAATCCGTTACCCTGGGTGTGCGGCCTGATCTGTACCCGCCCCTGCGAAATGATGTGTGTCAGGGCCAGGATCGACAAGGCCATCTCCATTAAATTTCTCAAAGCGTTTGCTGCCGAACGCGCCATGTCCGAACGGGCCTATACCAATCCAATCCCACAACCTGCCAACGGCAAAAAGGTATGTGTGGTCGGCGCAGGCCCCGGTGGTCTTTCCTGTGCCTATTATCTGGCACTCATGGGATATGGCGTCAGGATCATTGAGGCCTTGCCCGTGCCCGGCGGCATGCTCATGGTGGGTATTCCCCGGTATCGCCTGCCGGGAGAAGTTATTGACCGGGAAGTGGCCATGATTGAAGACCTGGGTGTAGAAATCCAGTACAGCACCCGGTTCGGCAAGGATGTCACCAAAGACGAACTGGACCGGGAAGGATTTGAGGCCTATTGCATCGCCATTGGTGCCCATAAGGCATGGACTTTGAGTATTGAGGGGGAAGAAAAATTTCCCAAAGTCATTGAAGCGGTCCGTTTTCTAAAGGATGTCGCCCTGGGCGATCACCACTGTCCGGGAAAAAATGTGGTGGTGGTAGGCGGTGGCAACGTGGCCATTGACGCGGCCCGTACCAGCCTTCGCCTGGGCGCCGAGCGCGTCACCATTGCATATAGACGAACCCGGGACCAAATGCCTGCCGATGTAGAGGAGGTGGAACAGGCCGAAGAGGAAGGCATTGAATTCTCTTTTCTGACCATTCCCACCGCGGTAAAGGGTGAAGGGCAAAATATTCATGCCCTTTCATGTATCAAGGCGGAACTGAAAGCCAAAAAAGGCGCCAACCGCCTGGCACCGGTTCCCATTGAAGGCGGGGAGTTTGAGATCCGGGCAGATGTCGTGATCTCCGCCATTGGTCAGTATGTGGACAACGAAGGTATGGAAGCGTTTACCGGCATCAACTGGAGCCGCCGTGGCACCATTGATGTCAATCACGCGGGTATGGAAACGGTCCAGCCAGGCGTCTTTGCCGCCGGTGACGCGGTCTCCGGCCCTGCCACAGTGATCGAAGCCATTGGCGGCGGCAAACGGGCTGCTGACGCCATTGACCGCTACCTTCGCGGTATTCCCCAGCCTCGCGCCCCGAGAACGCCGGTACGCCACAAAACAGAACCCGTTATTGAAATGACGGCTCATCAAAAAATGACCATTAAACCGCCGAAAATGCCCATGCTGAACCTTTACCGGCGCAGAACGACCTTCCAGCAAGTGGAACTGGGGTATGAGGAAGCCGATGTCCGCCGGGAAGCTGCCCGGTGCCTGCGCTGTGATATCTGCCGGCGTTGCGGCAAATGCGTTGATATCTGCCGGGATAAAATGGGAATCAACGCTCTGAAGCTGGGATATCTTGACTTTGATGAAAGCGGCCCCACCGATTTCAGAGTCACGGCGGAAAGCTGTATCACCTGTGGAGCATGTGCGGCCAATTGTGAAAATAATGCATTAATTATTGATGAAAAAGATGGTCAGCGAAGGCTTTTGCTGTGCGGCACCATCCTGAACAGCCAGACTATCCAGTATTGTGAATCCTGCGGTGCAAAGCTCGGCTCCGTGGAATATACCCGCTTTATTGCCGGAAAAACCAGAAGCATGACACAGGCCACGGAAACACGGTTGCTTTGTAATAACTGCCTGCGCCAAAAAGCTGCGGTTTCCAACGCCGCAAACAGCGGTGCTTTACCCATCCCATAG
- a CDS encoding cupin domain-containing protein, which produces MNGPIKKMKPIDLIEHPEGGRYCEVFRSAHTVSKYDGTGRPAVTHIYFSLNPKEISRFHKVTSDEIWNLYQGEGVQLFLWDETDTPPQCVTLSARENCFCHVVPAGTWQAAAPISETVLVGCSVAPGFEFSDFTLMTYESQAAEKLISLAPELAGYIGT; this is translated from the coding sequence ATGAATGGTCCAATTAAAAAAATGAAGCCCATTGATCTCATAGAACATCCGGAAGGCGGCAGATATTGTGAAGTTTTCAGATCTGCCCACACAGTATCCAAATATGACGGAACCGGCAGACCAGCCGTAACACATATCTATTTCTCATTAAACCCCAAAGAGATCAGCCGATTTCATAAAGTGACATCAGATGAAATCTGGAATCTGTACCAGGGAGAAGGTGTCCAATTATTTCTATGGGATGAAACAGACACACCGCCTCAATGTGTCACGTTGTCAGCCCGGGAGAACTGTTTTTGCCATGTTGTTCCCGCAGGCACCTGGCAGGCCGCCGCGCCCATTTCAGAAACGGTGCTGGTCGGCTGTTCAGTCGCACCCGGTTTTGAATTTTCGGATTTTACGCTTATGACGTACGAATCTCAAGCGGCAGAAAAACTTATTTCCTTAGCCCCGGAACTGGCCGGATATATTGGTACTTAA
- a CDS encoding 4Fe-4S dicluster domain-containing protein → MSQYYLFQDTKKCIGCHTCEVACKANKKLPAGPKLCQIIQVGPKTVGEVPRTSFIYMSCFHCENPWCVSACPTGAMQQRSKDGIVFVDQDLCVGCKTCISACPWGAPQWNQEIGKVEKCDFCRDRIDQGLDPACVTSCTTGCLKFGTVEEMTQIRRERHAASVTSFENTSF, encoded by the coding sequence ATGAGCCAATACTACCTGTTTCAGGATACTAAAAAATGCATCGGCTGCCACACTTGCGAGGTAGCGTGCAAGGCCAATAAAAAATTACCCGCAGGGCCGAAACTCTGCCAGATTATCCAGGTGGGTCCCAAGACCGTTGGGGAGGTGCCAAGGACATCATTTATTTATATGTCCTGCTTTCATTGCGAAAACCCCTGGTGCGTTTCGGCCTGCCCCACCGGCGCCATGCAGCAGCGCAGCAAAGACGGAATCGTATTTGTGGACCAGGACCTTTGCGTGGGATGCAAAACCTGCATATCCGCCTGTCCCTGGGGGGCTCCCCAGTGGAACCAGGAGATCGGCAAGGTTGAAAAATGCGATTTCTGCAGGGATCGAATCGACCAAGGCCTTGACCCTGCCTGCGTGACCAGCTGCACCACAGGCTGCCTTAAATTCGGCACGGTCGAAGAAATGACTCAGATCCGAAGGGAGCGCCATGCAGCATCCGTGACTTCCTTTGAGAACACAAGCTTTTAA
- a CDS encoding NAD(P)/FAD-dependent oxidoreductase, producing the protein MIEEKIIIVGGGPAGAACAWKLKQRGITPLVLDKYSFPRPKVCAGWVPPAVFRLLELQDDDYPYTFSQFDRIHFHMFGMKIPAPTRQYAVRRYEFDAWMISRARVPVHTHCVKNITRKNGFYIIDDQYRCKYLIGAGGTHCPVYKTFFTQKRSRPPKSLIVAVEKEYPYDIRHNQCHLWFFDHGLPGYAWYVPKGNNWLNIGIGGNFHTLKQRGQNIMEQWRHFIMDLQKKGFIGESPPSPKGHSYYFQHGPKKYRQDNAFIIGDAAGLSTLDMGEGIHGAVLSGIRAADAIVENKPFTLPDLARFSLPKILGLIITSAMRWP; encoded by the coding sequence ATGATTGAAGAGAAGATCATTATCGTCGGAGGCGGTCCTGCCGGTGCCGCCTGTGCCTGGAAACTGAAGCAAAGGGGCATCACGCCCCTGGTGCTGGATAAATATTCTTTTCCCCGTCCCAAGGTTTGTGCGGGATGGGTGCCTCCTGCCGTATTTAGGCTCCTTGAACTCCAAGATGATGATTATCCCTACACCTTCAGTCAATTTGACCGAATTCATTTTCATATGTTTGGTATGAAAATTCCTGCACCCACCCGTCAATATGCTGTCAGGCGATATGAATTTGATGCCTGGATGATCTCCCGCGCCCGTGTTCCGGTTCACACCCATTGCGTAAAAAATATCACCCGGAAGAACGGTTTTTATATCATTGATGACCAGTATCGATGCAAGTATCTCATCGGTGCCGGCGGTACCCATTGCCCGGTTTACAAGACGTTTTTCACTCAAAAGCGTTCTCGCCCTCCAAAATCCCTCATTGTTGCCGTTGAAAAGGAATATCCATATGATATTCGTCATAATCAATGCCATCTATGGTTTTTTGATCATGGGCTGCCTGGGTATGCCTGGTATGTTCCCAAGGGGAATAACTGGTTAAACATCGGCATTGGCGGAAACTTCCACACGTTGAAACAGCGGGGACAGAATATTATGGAACAGTGGCGTCATTTTATAATGGACCTTCAAAAAAAGGGGTTCATAGGGGAAAGCCCACCCAGCCCCAAAGGTCACAGCTACTATTTCCAACATGGGCCGAAAAAATACCGGCAGGACAATGCCTTTATTATCGGAGACGCGGCAGGACTCTCCACCCTGGATATGGGAGAGGGTATTCATGGCGCTGTTTTAAGCGGTATCCGTGCGGCAGATGCCATCGTGGAAAACAAGCCGTTTACTTTGCCAGACCTGGCAAGGTTCAGTCTACCGAAAATACTGGGCTTGATCATAACATCGGCCATGAGGTGGCCATAG
- the lipA gene encoding lipoyl synthase — MNSICNSHTENPSSGAVRKGKPRWLRKSMPKGKEYQRVTRLLSEAGLHTVCQEAACPNMFECFSKHTATFMILGSNCTRNCRFCNVTSNTPTPVDPDEPKRVADAVLKLKLTYVVVTSVTRDDLPDGGAFHFARVIQAIKKAGPGIRVEVLIPDFQGDVKALETVAKAEPDVINHNIETVKGLYARVRPQAQYQRSLDLIRNVKERFPGLPAKSGIMVGLGETLEEIRTTFQDLYDHGCNILTVGQYLQPTRDHLPVEKFYSPEEFEQLDRMARDIGFEQVAAGPFVRSSYKAGELFETSLSR; from the coding sequence ATGAATTCCATTTGCAACAGCCATACAGAAAATCCTTCTTCCGGTGCCGTCCGGAAAGGCAAGCCCCGATGGCTGAGAAAAAGCATGCCCAAAGGCAAGGAGTACCAGCGGGTTACCCGGCTTTTATCCGAAGCAGGCCTTCATACCGTCTGCCAGGAAGCGGCCTGTCCCAATATGTTTGAATGTTTTTCAAAACACACTGCCACGTTCATGATCCTAGGATCCAACTGTACCCGGAACTGCCGGTTCTGCAATGTGACATCAAATACTCCGACGCCGGTTGACCCGGATGAACCCAAAAGAGTTGCCGACGCAGTACTCAAATTGAAATTAACCTATGTGGTTGTCACTTCCGTGACAAGGGACGATCTTCCCGACGGCGGGGCATTTCACTTTGCACGTGTGATCCAGGCCATTAAAAAGGCCGGTCCCGGCATCCGGGTGGAAGTCCTGATCCCGGATTTCCAGGGAGATGTCAAAGCCCTTGAAACCGTGGCTAAAGCAGAACCGGATGTAATCAACCACAATATCGAGACTGTTAAGGGGCTTTACGCCAGGGTCCGTCCCCAGGCCCAGTACCAGCGATCCCTTGATCTGATTCGAAATGTCAAAGAACGCTTTCCCGGCCTGCCGGCCAAGTCCGGCATTATGGTGGGTCTGGGCGAAACATTAGAAGAAATTAGGACCACCTTCCAGGATCTGTACGATCACGGTTGCAATATCCTCACCGTAGGCCAGTACCTCCAGCCCACAAGGGACCATCTTCCCGTGGAAAAATTTTACAGTCCGGAAGAATTTGAACAACTTGACCGCATGGCCCGGGACATCGGATTTGAACAGGTGGCAGCCGGTCCCTTTGTCAGAAGTTCATACAAGGCCGGGGAGTTGTTTGAAACAAGCCTATCCCGTTGA
- the lipB gene encoding lipoyl(octanoyl) transferase LipB, with amino-acid sequence MTGHILSADDRCVAFENLGIRDYVSVLDLQTTAREEMIQDPVLDDRVLFVQHPAVYTLGKRGGRENLVVSERFLAEKGIDIVQTARGGNITFHGPGQAVLYPIINLERSRIGVPDFVYGLEEIMMRTARQFGVEAQRDPQNHGIWVGKKKIGSVGISIKKGITIHGLALNVCPDLTPFTWINPCGLQNLSMTSIEQENHNTSFDPNISMEQVKDLFFTFFCDIFNFNTQGQNP; translated from the coding sequence ATGACCGGACACATCCTTTCAGCGGATGACAGATGTGTTGCATTTGAGAACCTTGGCATCCGGGATTATGTTTCGGTCCTTGATCTTCAGACCACTGCCCGGGAAGAGATGATCCAGGACCCGGTCCTTGACGACCGGGTTCTTTTTGTCCAGCACCCTGCAGTTTACACGTTAGGCAAGAGAGGGGGGCGGGAAAACCTTGTGGTGTCGGAACGGTTTTTGGCCGAAAAAGGGATTGATATTGTTCAGACCGCAAGGGGAGGGAATATCACCTTTCACGGGCCGGGTCAGGCTGTACTCTATCCCATCATCAACCTGGAGCGATCCAGGATTGGGGTGCCTGACTTTGTCTATGGTCTTGAGGAGATCATGATGAGAACGGCCCGGCAGTTTGGTGTAGAGGCTCAAAGAGATCCACAAAACCATGGTATCTGGGTAGGGAAGAAAAAAATCGGAAGTGTGGGTATATCCATTAAAAAAGGGATCACCATCCATGGCCTGGCGCTGAATGTTTGTCCGGACCTGACCCCTTTTACCTGGATCAATCCCTGCGGTCTCCAAAATTTATCTATGACTTCCATTGAACAGGAAAATCATAATACCTCCTTTGACCCGAACATTTCAATGGAACAGGTCAAAGATTTGTTTTTCACATTTTTTTGCGACATTTTTAATTTTAACACACAGGGGCAAAATCCATGA
- a CDS encoding 2Fe-2S iron-sulfur cluster-binding protein yields MIEITINGQTVAAKEGDTVLKAARAHKIPIPYLCFHPALKPSGTCRLCGVETGPASGKKVVMLSCILKVKPGLEIRTESDLVAAHRQKAFDRLLSMAPDSLRIRELAEKFNVPVAPKPDGCIRCRLCVRVCNDIIGARAIAMVKNETGSHVGPGDGTCIGCGTCANLCPTQFITVQDQDNVRTVFIGDNVLSRLPLERCEACGRRYATAQFLAHVDDNTGNHVHARQGHHLCPSCTKLMSRRARTENEHLRK; encoded by the coding sequence ATGATTGAAATTACGATTAACGGGCAAACCGTAGCGGCCAAAGAAGGTGACACCGTTTTGAAAGCCGCCCGGGCACACAAAATTCCCATTCCCTACCTATGCTTTCATCCGGCGCTCAAGCCATCTGGAACATGCCGTCTTTGCGGTGTGGAAACCGGTCCGGCTTCAGGAAAAAAAGTAGTAATGCTCTCCTGTATCCTCAAGGTCAAACCCGGACTTGAAATCAGGACCGAATCGGATCTGGTGGCAGCCCACAGGCAGAAGGCCTTTGACAGACTCCTGTCCATGGCGCCGGACTCGTTACGGATTCGGGAACTGGCTGAAAAATTCAATGTGCCGGTGGCACCAAAGCCCGATGGCTGCATCCGCTGCAGGCTTTGTGTACGGGTCTGTAACGACATAATAGGCGCAAGGGCCATTGCCATGGTCAAAAACGAAACCGGCAGCCATGTGGGACCCGGTGACGGTACCTGCATCGGATGCGGCACCTGTGCCAATCTGTGTCCCACCCAATTTATAACCGTCCAGGACCAGGACAATGTCAGAACCGTTTTCATTGGTGACAACGTTTTAAGCCGCCTGCCCCTTGAGCGATGTGAAGCCTGCGGCAGACGGTATGCAACGGCGCAGTTTCTGGCCCATGTGGATGACAATACAGGCAATCACGTCCATGCCCGACAAGGCCATCATTTATGCCCGTCATGCACCAAACTGATGTCCCGTCGAGCACGTACGGAAAATGAGCATTTAAGAAAATAA
- a CDS encoding molybdopterin-dependent oxidoreductase, giving the protein MTKESVFSVCGMCTVRCPIQVEVENGQVEFISGNPHVPAMKGAVCPRGAAGTALLNDSERPQTPLIRAGERGEGKWRKVGWDEALDYVAEKLNQVKAEYGARAISFSDRGGPFRDMHRAFLKGLGTPNYNNHDSSCARNVQHAARSLTGMGRKAVAYDFKNAKHVVLQFRNIFEAINVQEVNDLMDALENGCKLTVIDIRANISAAKANRFMMIRPGTDYAFNLAVIHELINKQLYDERFVSRYVKGFKALEQFVSTYTPEWAEKETGIQAATLRSFVAELAEASPSVIWHPGWMTARYKDSFYLCRSIYIINALLGSYGAKGGLPFVSKPADVGTNGLKSFMDLYPALDEKRADGVGWKYTHFENGPGLAHLTFKAIEEQAPYPIKAYIAYRHDPLMGYPDPDRLRRIWDKLDLLVSVTFSWSDTAWHSDVVLPLSTYLERESILATKNDLKPYFFVRKRAVAPRYDSLADWEIISGLARRMDLPDLVFDRVEDLWNFQLKDTGITIENFNAEGQVNLTDKAGYKHFEDYKFGTDSGKIEILSKNLEENGQPSLKPYEPPASPKTGEYRLTFGRCAIHTQGHTVNNPLLNEQMSENTLWINTAEAQKLNISDRDIVTVSRNGYSETIRAQVTDHIHPEAVFVIHGFGHRIKAESRAFGKGLADNKFMAGGLDIWDKAGGAVAYQEHFVTVSKGQVQ; this is encoded by the coding sequence ATGACCAAAGAATCGGTGTTCAGTGTCTGTGGCATGTGTACGGTACGCTGTCCCATCCAGGTGGAAGTTGAAAACGGCCAGGTCGAATTTATTTCAGGCAACCCTCATGTCCCGGCCATGAAGGGGGCGGTTTGCCCGAGGGGCGCGGCGGGAACAGCGCTTCTCAACGACAGTGAACGGCCCCAGACCCCTTTGATCCGTGCAGGTGAGCGCGGTGAAGGGAAATGGCGCAAAGTCGGCTGGGACGAAGCACTGGATTATGTGGCAGAAAAACTTAACCAGGTTAAGGCCGAATACGGGGCACGGGCCATCTCATTTTCCGACAGGGGCGGGCCGTTCAGAGACATGCACCGGGCCTTTCTTAAAGGTCTTGGTACCCCCAACTACAACAACCATGACTCTTCCTGTGCCAGAAATGTCCAGCATGCGGCACGCTCCTTGACCGGCATGGGCAGAAAAGCCGTCGCCTACGACTTTAAAAATGCAAAGCACGTCGTGCTTCAGTTCAGAAATATCTTTGAAGCCATCAATGTCCAGGAGGTCAACGACCTTATGGATGCCCTGGAAAATGGCTGTAAACTCACGGTAATCGATATCCGGGCCAACATATCCGCAGCCAAGGCCAACCGGTTCATGATGATCCGTCCCGGCACCGACTATGCTTTTAATCTGGCAGTCATTCATGAACTCATCAACAAGCAGCTCTATGATGAACGATTTGTCAGCCGCTATGTGAAAGGATTCAAGGCACTCGAACAATTTGTCTCTACTTATACGCCGGAATGGGCTGAAAAAGAAACCGGCATTCAAGCCGCCACGCTTCGCAGCTTTGTGGCGGAACTGGCAGAAGCCTCACCATCGGTGATCTGGCACCCGGGCTGGATGACGGCAAGGTATAAAGACTCCTTTTATCTCTGCCGCTCCATCTATATCATCAACGCCCTTTTGGGCAGCTATGGTGCCAAAGGCGGCCTTCCCTTTGTATCAAAGCCTGCTGATGTTGGGACAAACGGCTTAAAATCATTCATGGATCTTTATCCTGCCCTTGATGAAAAACGTGCCGACGGCGTAGGCTGGAAATACACCCACTTTGAAAATGGCCCGGGTCTTGCGCATTTAACGTTCAAGGCCATTGAAGAACAGGCGCCATACCCCATTAAGGCCTATATTGCCTACCGCCATGATCCGCTCATGGGATATCCGGACCCGGACCGGCTGCGGCGGATATGGGACAAGCTGGACCTACTGGTTTCAGTCACTTTCTCATGGTCAGATACGGCCTGGCATTCAGATGTGGTCCTGCCGCTTTCCACCTACCTTGAGCGTGAAAGCATCCTCGCCACAAAAAATGACCTGAAGCCATACTTTTTTGTCCGAAAACGGGCAGTGGCGCCCAGGTATGACTCCCTGGCGGACTGGGAAATCATCTCAGGCCTTGCCCGCCGCATGGACCTGCCGGACCTGGTTTTTGACCGGGTGGAAGACCTGTGGAATTTTCAGCTCAAGGATACCGGGATTACCATTGAAAATTTCAATGCCGAGGGGCAGGTAAATCTAACAGACAAAGCCGGATATAAACACTTTGAAGATTACAAATTTGGAACCGATTCCGGTAAAATTGAAATCCTTTCCAAAAACCTGGAAGAAAACGGCCAGCCCTCTTTAAAACCCTATGAACCGCCGGCATCCCCAAAGACGGGGGAGTACAGATTGACATTCGGCAGATGCGCCATTCACACCCAAGGCCACACCGTAAACAATCCTCTGTTAAACGAACAGATGTCGGAAAACACCTTGTGGATCAACACGGCCGAGGCCCAAAAACTTAACATATCAGACAGGGACATTGTCACCGTGAGCCGGAACGGCTACTCGGAAACTATCCGGGCCCAGGTCACTGACCATATCCACCCGGAGGCCGTCTTTGTGATCCACGGATTTGGCCACCGCATTAAGGCCGAGAGCCGGGCATTTGGCAAAGGCCTTGCCGACAACAAATTCATGGCAGGCGGCCTGGATATCTGGGACAAAGCCGGCGGTGCCGTTGCCTACCAGGAGCACTTTGTAACGGTATCCAAAGGACAGGTGCAATAA